A window of Acropora muricata isolate sample 2 chromosome 3, ASM3666990v1, whole genome shotgun sequence contains these coding sequences:
- the LOC136910367 gene encoding putative leucine-rich repeat-containing protein DDB_G0290503, with product MGNRKRKKRGSNSSVHNEADMTNEDDVKYSIDALTKAMEAGFASLHVELDKLRLEFKHEIDEMKDELKSLKESISFTQDEVDTLKEKSEKNLKEMKGGLEELNMTIAALEEKLKAAVEDNIKLEQYTRRENLRFNNITEEEGEDCKSLIYEVIQNEMGIDTANIKFHAVHRVGRKMENRCRPIIARFISCEDRNQIWQNRAYGFKNMFP from the exons ATGggaaacagaaaaaggaaaaagagaggATCAAATTCTTCGGTTCACAACGAAGCGGACATGACGAATGAAGACGACGTTAAATACTCCATCGACGCCTTGACTAAAGCCATGGAGGCTGGTTTCGCCAGTTTACACGTCGAATTGGACAAATTGAGACTGGAGTTTAAACATGAAATCGACGAGATGAAAGACGAACTAAAATCTCTGAAGGAAAGTATAAGCTTTACTCAAGATGAAGTCGATACTCTAAAggaaaaatctgaaaaaaatctgaaagaaaTGAAAGGCGGTCTGGAAGAACTCAACATGACAATCGCGGCTCTGgaagaaaaattgaaagctGCAGTCGAGGACAACATCAAGCTCGAGCAGTATACTCGGCGAGAAAACCTACGTTTTAACAACATAACAGAGGAGGAAGGTGAAGATTGCAAGTCCTTGATTTATGAAGTAATACAGAATGAAATGGGCATCGATACAGCCAACATTAAATTCCATGCCGTCCACAGAGTAGGAAGGAAAATGGAAAATAGATGTAGGCCCATAATTGCTCGTTTCATCAGCTGTGAAGACAGGAATCAAATCTGGCAAAACAGAG CTTATGGATTTAAAAATATGTTCCCTTAA